A genomic stretch from Apium graveolens cultivar Ventura unplaced genomic scaffold, ASM990537v1 ctg7176, whole genome shotgun sequence includes:
- the LOC141703889 gene encoding zinc finger BED domain-containing protein RICESLEEPER 2-like gives MMLEVALKFEKAFIMYEEEDDKFLSYFLEKENGKKRIGPPTSIDRRSAFVFVQFLSTFYEVTLKISGTLHVTSNNFYHEVCEIHNVLTELADADDPLLSAMAASMKEKYNKYWGNADNINPMLFLAVLLDPRYKMRYLKYCFESLYDAETVAMITVKVESILQRLYAAYNVEVEGVMSSKESIGDPPSKPTFGKEKQKRRLLQNYMEQQHMGITENKSDTDVYLAEEPVNPLMNKFDILLWWKDNASKYKTLSLIAKDILVIPVSSVASESAFSTSGRILDPFRSSLSPKMVEALVCTQSWLKGSHEKTKFNKFLDESHSYELLELEEDKEGKMKDIAPSTEKTMNKIINVNDD, from the exons ATGATGCTGGAGGTGGCACTTAAATTCGAAAAGGCTTTTATCATGTATGAAGAAGAAGATGACAAATTTCTAAGCTACTTCCTGGAAAAAGAAAATGGTAAAAAGAGAATTGGACCTCCAACGTCTATTGACCGGCGCTCAGCATTTGTGTTTGTGCAGTTTCTATCAACTTTTTATGAAGTTACCTTGAAGATCAGTGGTACTTTACACGTAACTTCAAATAACTTTTATCATGAAGTATGTGAGATCCATAATGTGTTGACTGAATTAGCGGATGCTGATGATCCCCTGTTATCTGCCATGGCTGCTAGCATGAAGGAGAAATATAATAAATATTGGGGAAATGCTGATAATATAAATCCCATGTTGTTTTTGGCTGTTTTACTTGATCCCAGGTACAAAATGAGGTACTTGAAGTATTGTTTTGAATCTTTGTACGATGCTGAGACAGTTGCTATGATTACTGTCAAGGTAGAATCCATTTTGCAACGCTTGTATGCCGCTTACAATGTTGAAGTTGAAGGTGTCATGTCCAGTAAG GAGTCCATAGGTGATCCTCCATCAAAACCCACCTTTGGCAAAGAAAAACAAAAGAGAAGGCTATTGCAAAATTATATGGAGCAGCAGCATATGGGGATCACAGAGAACAAGAGTGATACTGATGTCTACTTGGCTGAAGAACCTGTCAACCCACTGATGAATAAATTTGATATACTGCTTTGGTGGAAGGACAATGCTAGCAAGTATAAGACCTTATCTTTAATTGCCAAAGATATACTTGTTATTCCGGTATCAAGTGTTGCTTCAGAATCTGCGTTTAGTACGAGTGGGCGTATATTGGATCCATTTAGGAGTTCTTTGAGCCCGAAAATGGTAGAGGCACTAGTATGCACTCAAAGCTGGTTAAAGGGCAGCCATGAGAAGACAAAATTCAACAAATTTTTGGATGAAAGTCATTCTTATGAGTTGCTTGAGCTTGAAGAAG ATAAAGAGGGAAAAATGAAGGACATTGCTCCATCAACTGAGAAGACAATGAACAAGATCATCAATGTTAATGATGATTGA